In a single window of the uncultured Pseudodesulfovibrio sp. genome:
- a CDS encoding methyl-accepting chemotaxis protein gives MGIRLKLFLPLLGVAMVMLVGGYLLLQSQFTDLEDSFVSLIMRGKIEDVQQSITQISESALQQAALFSRMPEVVDAYGKANQGDMSNETDPTLQAAREQLRASLAPVLKGYKENLGKDFQLHFHLPTARSLLRTWREKQAKKKGQWVDISDDLSGFRNTVIDVNKSHKPVLGIEPGRGGFTIRGLAPVTAPDGTHLGSVEVLLGFDNILKTMESSGTIKALLYMDAALLPVTTKLQDAAKNPVKDGKYVLIYGQKNDTALELATSDLLAQGMRSSLVEVNGHDGVAAFPVMDYRGKAIGTIVLSMDIASQQAMMSAVAWMVGIGLLIVVVVPIAIIFWVVEYSVKRPIQQCAELASDIAEGNLESRTCKMRTDEMGIILEGMCNMNANLADTIGNIRDISREVAEGCSELSMASDNLSQGANRQAAGIEEIAASLEEMSGSIKQTAGIAAKTETTAAKASRDAETGGQAVARTVSAMKKIADEIGIIEDIARQTNLLALNAAIEAARAGEAGKGFAVVAAEVRKLAERSGTAAAGISELSSSSVAVAEEAGALLERMVPDIKSTAELIQEISAAAGEQSQGIEQVSRAIQDSESVVQQNASTAEEVAATAASLSDSSRSLHEAIGHFKLGDKDDGLERY, from the coding sequence ATGGGTATCCGGTTGAAACTTTTTCTGCCGCTTCTCGGCGTGGCCATGGTCATGCTCGTCGGCGGATATCTTTTACTACAATCACAATTCACCGACCTGGAGGACTCGTTCGTTTCCCTGATCATGCGCGGCAAGATCGAGGACGTGCAGCAATCCATCACCCAGATCTCCGAGAGCGCCCTGCAGCAGGCCGCGCTCTTCAGCCGCATGCCCGAGGTGGTCGACGCCTACGGCAAGGCCAACCAGGGCGACATGAGCAACGAGACCGACCCCACGCTGCAGGCAGCCCGGGAACAGCTGCGCGCCTCTCTCGCCCCGGTGCTCAAGGGCTACAAGGAGAATCTTGGCAAGGATTTCCAGCTCCATTTCCACCTGCCGACCGCACGCAGCCTGCTGCGCACCTGGCGTGAGAAGCAGGCCAAGAAAAAAGGCCAGTGGGTGGACATCTCGGATGACCTGTCCGGTTTCCGCAACACCGTCATCGACGTGAACAAGAGCCACAAGCCGGTCCTGGGCATCGAACCGGGCCGGGGCGGCTTCACCATCCGGGGGCTGGCCCCGGTGACCGCGCCGGACGGCACCCATCTCGGCTCGGTCGAAGTCCTTCTCGGATTCGACAACATCCTCAAGACCATGGAGTCCTCAGGCACGATCAAGGCCCTGCTGTACATGGACGCGGCGCTGCTGCCCGTGACAACCAAACTCCAGGACGCGGCCAAGAACCCGGTCAAGGACGGCAAATACGTACTCATTTATGGTCAGAAGAACGATACGGCCCTGGAACTGGCCACCTCAGACCTGCTGGCTCAGGGCATGCGTTCCTCCCTGGTGGAGGTCAACGGGCATGACGGCGTGGCGGCCTTCCCGGTCATGGACTACCGGGGCAAGGCCATCGGGACCATCGTCCTGTCCATGGACATCGCCAGCCAGCAGGCCATGATGTCCGCCGTCGCCTGGATGGTCGGCATCGGCCTGCTCATTGTCGTGGTTGTGCCCATCGCGATCATCTTCTGGGTGGTGGAATACTCCGTGAAGCGTCCCATCCAGCAGTGCGCGGAACTGGCCTCGGACATCGCCGAGGGCAACCTGGAAAGCCGTACCTGCAAGATGCGCACGGACGAAATGGGCATCATCCTGGAAGGCATGTGCAACATGAACGCAAACCTGGCCGACACCATCGGCAATATCCGGGACATTTCCCGTGAAGTGGCCGAGGGGTGCAGCGAACTCTCCATGGCGAGCGACAACCTCTCGCAGGGAGCCAACCGCCAGGCCGCCGGTATAGAAGAGATTGCGGCCAGCCTGGAGGAGATGTCCGGGTCCATCAAGCAGACAGCGGGCATCGCGGCCAAGACCGAGACCACTGCGGCCAAGGCCTCCCGAGATGCCGAGACAGGCGGCCAGGCCGTGGCCCGCACCGTGTCGGCCATGAAGAAAATCGCTGACGAGATCGGAATCATCGAGGACATCGCGCGACAGACCAACCTCCTGGCCCTCAATGCGGCCATCGAGGCGGCCCGTGCAGGTGAGGCGGGCAAGGGTTTCGCCGTGGTCGCGGCCGAGGTTCGCAAGCTGGCCGAGCGCAGCGGAACAGCAGCCGCAGGCATCAGCGAGCTTTCGTCGAGCAGCGTGGCCGTGGCCGAGGAGGCCGGGGCTCTGCTCGAGCGCATGGTGCCGGACATCAAGAGCACGGCCGAATTGATCCAGGAGATATCCGCAGCCGCCGGAGAGCAGAGCCAGGGTATCGAACAGGTCTCCCGGGCCATCCAGGATTCCGAATCCGTGGTCCAGCAGAACGCCTCCACTGCCGAGGAGGTGGCGGCCACCGCCGCCAGCCTGTCCGACAGCTCCAGGAGCCTGCATGAGGCCATCGGCCATTTCAAGCTGGGCGACAAGGACGACGGCCTGGAACGGTACTAG
- a CDS encoding HAMP domain-containing sensor histidine kinase has protein sequence MFEKKHLLELGVYAVVLVLGTWLLIRLDAYEAFHEWSRTQESWELDELALALPAVLVCLVLFSLNRVRELRARARQLEESRKELAEAHENLRNLNRSRDTFLTTACHELKSPLIGIVNAFELMQLSDNAAERQELIELAGQAARKLGLLVDSVLQFSRLESLAPARTGFSPTELLDSVRDMSQLHARSRGIALETGLAGDVPGRLRGSESVLRLVALNLVGNAVRYTDKGGVKVELGYADGSAAELVLTVSDSGRGIRAEDLATIFNPYVRAQTGHDGLGLGLSIVKRSVESCGGTISVESEPGKGSRFTVRIPVEPEHEGVAT, from the coding sequence ATGTTCGAGAAAAAGCATCTTTTGGAACTGGGCGTCTATGCGGTGGTGCTCGTGCTGGGCACCTGGCTGCTCATACGCCTGGACGCCTACGAGGCGTTTCATGAGTGGAGCCGTACGCAGGAGAGCTGGGAGCTTGATGAATTAGCCCTGGCCCTGCCTGCTGTTCTGGTCTGTCTTGTGCTTTTCTCCCTGAACCGGGTCCGGGAGTTGCGCGCCCGGGCCAGGCAGTTGGAAGAGTCCCGCAAGGAGCTGGCCGAAGCCCATGAAAATTTGCGCAATCTGAACCGCTCCAGGGACACTTTCCTGACCACCGCCTGCCATGAACTGAAGAGCCCGCTCATTGGTATCGTCAACGCCTTCGAGTTGATGCAGTTGTCCGATAACGCGGCCGAACGCCAGGAACTGATCGAATTGGCCGGGCAGGCCGCTCGAAAACTGGGGCTTTTGGTGGACAGCGTGCTGCAGTTTTCCCGTCTGGAGTCGCTGGCTCCGGCCCGAACCGGGTTTTCTCCTACCGAACTTCTGGACTCGGTCCGGGACATGTCCCAGCTCCATGCGCGCAGCCGGGGGATTGCCCTGGAGACCGGGCTGGCCGGGGACGTGCCGGGCAGGCTGCGCGGCAGTGAGAGCGTTCTGCGTCTGGTGGCCCTGAATCTTGTGGGCAACGCCGTCCGGTATACGGACAAGGGCGGCGTCAAGGTCGAGTTGGGATATGCGGACGGCTCGGCAGCGGAACTGGTTCTGACCGTATCCGATTCCGGCAGGGGCATTCGTGCCGAGGATCTGGCAACCATTTTCAACCCGTATGTCAGAGCCCAGACGGGTCACGACGGGTTGGGGCTGGGTCTGTCCATCGTCAAGCGCTCAGTGGAGAGTTGCGGCGGGACTATCTCCGTGGAAAGCGAACCGGGCAAAGGCTCGCGTTTCACGGTCAGGATTCCGGTTGAACCTGAGCATGAGGGCGTGGCGACCTAG
- a CDS encoding MerR family transcriptional regulator: MADTYTHKDLAGLCGVSETTIKSYRRKFPGFIPVLTRGKPIRFKPEAGEVCLKIRDCFAKGLSVNETHKVLKEHFKEEPSSRQRRTSSAAAAAPVESVAASAGVSAEYLEKFFATAGQMMQGMAGLATAQAKAEQRLRKVESALERLLEVEAENKTLYARLLDRPTAEPVHAPTEPEPVEPAPQPEPEPQPEQKPEPRMRARRIVNVRGPEGEVASYSLERDTPQSEVRPSDDFLNTPIVIHNDQGEFLGVPGKLPLAGFVSILINEAEEINARWDRQGEAWVFVMVAPDGNTHSLRFISTTTPRGNLVVLLERLDINDQPTSSQFLQEFFRQVKDKA, translated from the coding sequence ATGGCAGATACCTATACACATAAGGATTTGGCCGGCCTTTGCGGCGTCTCCGAGACCACCATCAAGAGCTACCGCCGCAAGTTTCCGGGTTTCATCCCGGTGCTGACCCGTGGCAAGCCCATCCGCTTCAAACCCGAGGCCGGAGAGGTCTGTCTCAAGATCCGGGACTGCTTTGCCAAGGGGTTGTCCGTAAACGAGACCCACAAGGTCTTAAAGGAACACTTCAAGGAAGAGCCGTCCTCCCGCCAACGCCGCACATCCTCGGCAGCGGCCGCAGCGCCGGTCGAATCCGTCGCCGCGTCGGCAGGGGTCTCTGCGGAATATCTTGAAAAATTCTTCGCCACCGCCGGGCAGATGATGCAGGGCATGGCTGGCCTGGCCACGGCTCAGGCCAAGGCCGAACAGCGGCTGCGCAAGGTGGAATCCGCCCTGGAAAGGCTGCTCGAGGTCGAGGCCGAGAACAAGACTCTTTACGCCCGGCTCCTGGATCGGCCGACGGCCGAACCCGTTCACGCCCCCACCGAGCCCGAACCGGTCGAACCTGCTCCCCAGCCTGAACCGGAACCGCAGCCCGAGCAAAAACCCGAACCGCGCATGCGTGCGCGCCGGATCGTCAACGTGCGCGGCCCCGAGGGCGAAGTGGCTTCCTACTCCCTGGAGCGGGACACGCCCCAATCCGAAGTGCGCCCCTCCGACGACTTTCTGAACACCCCCATCGTCATCCACAACGATCAGGGCGAATTCCTCGGCGTTCCCGGCAAACTGCCCCTGGCCGGTTTCGTGTCCATCCTGATCAACGAGGCCGAGGAGATCAACGCCCGCTGGGATCGCCAGGGCGAGGCCTGGGTCTTCGTCATGGTTGCGCCCGACGGCAACACACACTCCCTGCGTTTCATCTCCACCACCACCCCGCGCGGCAATCTGGTGGTCCTGCTCGAACGGCTCGACATCAATGACCAGCCCACCTCGTCCCAATTCCTCCAGGAATTCTTCCGCCAGGTGAAGGACAAGGCGTGA
- a CDS encoding transporter substrate-binding domain-containing protein, giving the protein MSKLFCALLVCGLFLVCATDSHARGFDEIMASGTLKVGTTGDYKPFSFDNNGTYEGFDIAVAESFARQLGLKLELVKTTWKTLMADLKADKYDIGMSGITRNIARQKEARFSQGYVMFGKTILINKDNVIRFGTLADVDKKGVKIGVNPGGTNEKFVKANIKNAEVIMFESNLAIPTAVADKKVDVMITDSVEALYYAATNTRLAAPLAGDPFTRSELGYIMPASAERLQDTVDFMMDQMILTGEMHTLKAEYLHMAE; this is encoded by the coding sequence ATGTCCAAATTGTTTTGCGCTTTGTTGGTCTGTGGTCTGTTTCTTGTGTGCGCGACCGACAGCCATGCACGCGGTTTCGATGAGATCATGGCCAGCGGTACGTTGAAAGTGGGCACCACCGGTGACTACAAGCCGTTTTCCTTCGACAACAACGGCACCTACGAGGGCTTCGATATCGCCGTGGCCGAAAGTTTCGCCCGGCAGCTGGGGCTGAAGCTCGAACTGGTCAAGACCACCTGGAAGACCCTGATGGCCGACCTCAAGGCCGACAAGTACGACATCGGCATGAGCGGGATCACCCGTAACATCGCCCGTCAGAAAGAGGCCCGCTTCTCCCAGGGATATGTCATGTTCGGCAAGACCATCCTGATCAACAAGGACAACGTCATCCGGTTCGGCACACTGGCCGACGTGGACAAGAAGGGCGTGAAGATCGGCGTGAACCCTGGCGGCACCAACGAGAAATTCGTCAAGGCCAACATCAAGAACGCCGAAGTGATCATGTTCGAGTCCAACCTGGCCATCCCCACGGCGGTGGCCGACAAGAAGGTGGACGTGATGATCACAGACAGCGTGGAGGCCCTGTACTACGCGGCCACCAATACCAGGCTGGCGGCCCCCCTGGCCGGTGATCCGTTCACCCGCTCCGAGCTTGGCTATATCATGCCTGCCTCGGCCGAGCGGCTGCAGGACACGGTCGACTTCATGATGGACCAGATGATCCTCACGGGCGAAATGCACACGCTCAAGGCCGAGTACCTGCACATGGCCGAATAG
- a CDS encoding aminotransferase class IV, translating to MIHFKDGGYSTEGVRQNPAGGAFRFGAGLFETIYYNGSELCHLGRHLDRLLHGLRAYGLAYTTVDFAQVAAQVLNRNGLQGRPARVDIVYPVEESVSSPVILAEPVEPKPYKAFRLCLCEDRHVSALSGHKTTNGMFAYLARRQAAARGFDDAALFDLDDNILEATSGSLVFEKQGQFVCVDSPFCLPSIALDLARTVLDILPVRVPLDELPRFRHAYILNSLIGMRPVVAIGETAFVPDDKACDRVSPLVLNLSD from the coding sequence GTGATCCATTTCAAGGACGGTGGCTACAGCACGGAAGGAGTCCGGCAGAACCCAGCCGGAGGCGCCTTTCGGTTCGGAGCCGGACTGTTCGAGACCATATACTACAATGGCAGCGAACTCTGCCATCTGGGCCGACACCTGGACCGGCTGCTGCACGGGTTGCGCGCCTACGGCCTGGCCTACACCACGGTGGACTTCGCACAGGTGGCAGCCCAGGTCCTGAACCGCAACGGGCTGCAAGGCCGCCCCGCCCGGGTGGACATCGTCTACCCGGTTGAGGAAAGTGTGTCCTCGCCTGTCATCCTGGCCGAACCTGTCGAACCCAAGCCGTACAAGGCGTTCCGGCTCTGCCTTTGCGAGGACCGGCACGTGTCGGCCTTGAGCGGTCACAAGACCACCAACGGAATGTTCGCCTACCTTGCCCGTCGACAGGCCGCTGCCAGGGGATTCGACGACGCGGCCCTGTTCGACCTGGATGACAATATTCTGGAAGCGACCAGCGGGTCCCTGGTCTTTGAAAAACAGGGCCAGTTCGTGTGCGTGGACTCGCCTTTTTGCCTGCCTTCCATCGCCCTGGATCTGGCCCGCACCGTCCTCGACATCTTGCCGGTGCGAGTCCCATTGGACGAGCTGCCCAGGTTCCGCCATGCCTACATACTCAACTCACTGATCGGCATGCGCCCGGTCGTGGCCATAGGCGAAACCGCCTTCGTGCCCGACGACAAGGCCTGTGACCGGGTCTCTCCTCTGGTTCTTAACCTTTCCGACTAG
- a CDS encoding rubrerythrin family protein, with the protein MTKTMENLKAAFAGESQANRKYLAYAEKADAEGKPGVAKVFRAAAAAETIHAHAHLRLMKGIGTTEENLKDAINGETYEFKSMYPDMMKDAEAEGENAILRYFGFANEAEKVHADLYTAALEADDDVFADADFYICSVCGHTMDGEPHEKCPICGAATKAYKKVEA; encoded by the coding sequence ATGACCAAGACCATGGAAAATCTGAAAGCCGCTTTCGCCGGTGAGTCCCAGGCCAACCGCAAGTACCTCGCTTATGCCGAAAAAGCCGACGCCGAAGGCAAGCCGGGCGTTGCCAAGGTATTCCGCGCCGCCGCTGCCGCCGAAACCATCCACGCCCACGCCCACCTGCGCCTGATGAAGGGCATCGGCACCACCGAGGAGAACCTCAAGGATGCCATCAACGGCGAAACCTACGAGTTCAAGTCCATGTACCCGGACATGATGAAGGACGCCGAGGCCGAGGGCGAAAACGCCATTCTGCGCTATTTCGGATTTGCCAACGAGGCTGAAAAGGTCCACGCCGATCTGTACACCGCGGCCCTCGAAGCCGACGACGACGTCTTTGCCGACGCCGATTTCTACATCTGTTCCGTGTGCGGCCACACCATGGACGGCGAGCCCCATGAGAAGTGTCCCATCTGCGGCGCAGCCACCAAGGCCTACAAGAAAGTCGAAGCCTAG
- the ftsE gene encoding cell division ATP-binding protein FtsE, with protein sequence MVNVERLSYNFGSYWALKDISFTLGKGEFLFLTGHSGAGKTTLLRLLYGALPVSRGRASVAGFELNNLRKRDIPKLRRKVGVVFQDFKILPERTVFDNVAMALEVRGMPRTHLERRVRAIIRALGLETKSYSLCERLSGGEQQRVAIARSMVANPELILADEPTGNLDVDLTLHLMEIFKQFHTYGTSIIMATHSTEVLECVPNARILHLQDGRIEGTGGSGDEFDEDDERLDDETEFGEVSL encoded by the coding sequence ATGGTCAATGTGGAACGACTGTCCTACAACTTCGGGTCCTACTGGGCTCTCAAGGACATCTCCTTCACCTTGGGAAAGGGCGAATTCCTCTTTCTCACGGGCCACTCGGGCGCGGGCAAGACAACGCTGCTGCGGCTGCTCTACGGCGCCCTGCCCGTCAGCCGGGGCCGCGCCTCGGTGGCCGGATTCGAACTGAACAATCTGAGAAAACGCGATATCCCCAAACTGCGCCGCAAGGTCGGCGTGGTCTTTCAGGATTTCAAAATCCTGCCCGAGCGCACGGTCTTCGACAACGTGGCAATGGCCCTTGAGGTCCGGGGCATGCCGCGCACCCACCTGGAACGCCGCGTGCGGGCCATCATCCGGGCCCTGGGCCTGGAGACCAAAAGCTACTCCCTGTGCGAACGGCTTTCCGGCGGCGAACAGCAGCGCGTGGCTATCGCCCGGTCCATGGTCGCAAACCCGGAACTCATCCTGGCCGACGAGCCCACCGGCAATCTGGACGTGGACCTGACCCTGCACCTCATGGAAATCTTCAAGCAGTTCCACACGTACGGCACCTCGATCATCATGGCCACCCATTCCACCGAGGTGCTCGAATGCGTGCCCAACGCGCGTATCCTCCATCTCCAGGACGGACGCATCGAGGGAACCGGCGGCTCCGGCGACGAGTTCGACGAAGACGACGAGCGCCTGGACGACGAGACCGAATTCGGCGAGGTGAGTCTGTGA
- a CDS encoding permease-like cell division protein FtsX, which translates to MIGPFLRLTVRGVADLRLHPFAQLLTWLAVGMVTLLTGLILLGMHNVNLELLKSRGKVEFQIYWKAGADNAQVEKDWQTVRSMDHLDSFKTFTPKTALTELATALGETGDFAWLAENNPLPYSGLAAFAVPPESQGEGWAADLLTRLKSMPGVEKVNYTPFQADLAQGWQTLTHMVVWPVIGFLALVVSLVVHNTIKLSLLTRMDEVEILSLVGASPAYIRWPLLIGGLAQGILGAGLGIGLLAVTHSAIAEALNFPPFLIHLQFLPMSQVLCLGGAVTLVSILSSWVAIK; encoded by the coding sequence GTGATCGGACCATTTCTCCGCCTGACCGTTCGCGGCGTGGCCGACCTGCGCCTGCACCCCTTCGCCCAGCTGCTCACCTGGCTCGCAGTGGGTATGGTCACCCTGCTCACCGGCCTGATCCTGCTCGGCATGCACAACGTCAACCTGGAACTGCTCAAGTCCAGGGGCAAGGTGGAATTCCAGATATACTGGAAAGCCGGGGCCGACAACGCCCAGGTGGAAAAGGACTGGCAGACCGTCCGGTCCATGGACCACCTGGACTCCTTCAAGACGTTCACCCCGAAGACCGCCCTGACCGAACTGGCCACGGCCTTGGGCGAGACCGGGGACTTCGCCTGGCTGGCGGAGAACAACCCCCTGCCCTATTCCGGACTGGCCGCCTTTGCGGTGCCGCCAGAGTCCCAAGGTGAGGGTTGGGCCGCGGATCTGCTCACCCGGCTCAAATCCATGCCCGGCGTGGAAAAGGTCAACTACACCCCGTTCCAGGCCGACCTGGCCCAGGGCTGGCAGACCCTGACCCATATGGTGGTCTGGCCCGTCATCGGCTTTCTGGCCCTGGTTGTCTCCCTAGTGGTCCACAACACCATCAAACTCTCTCTGCTCACGCGTATGGACGAGGTCGAGATCCTCTCCCTGGTGGGCGCCAGCCCGGCCTATATCCGCTGGCCCCTGCTCATCGGCGGACTGGCCCAGGGAATCCTCGGCGCAGGGCTCGGTATCGGCCTGCTCGCCGTCACGCACTCGGCCATTGCCGAAGCACTGAACTTCCCGCCCTTCCTCATCCATCTGCAATTTTTGCCCATGAGCCAAGTCCTCTGCCTGGGCGGAGCCGTCACCCTGGTCTCCATCCTGTCCAGTTGGGTCGCCATCAAGTAA
- a CDS encoding class I SAM-dependent methyltransferase yields MDLEELREESIKSSIGRKGVCDLIPEGASRILEVGCGWGGILLRLQRDKGCTELCGVDMDPEAARRVGPFIDRVELRDIEHDEIFSPEYKGFFKYIILHDVVEHLYDPWLTMARIREFLADDGRLIVATPNLHYWALQHEILSGRFPYGPGLWHTGHLRWYTPVSLLNILSIGGFQVNEYYLEITSEVDMKALGKLGKLQEVQFPPVELQARYPDKPVFTVTYPKNIRQYYVTFFGQKLIAVCGKGHLFWNPQPATYNCPLVKQLTESVGNPYDVFNPPPMRPIQPGYFPS; encoded by the coding sequence ATGGACCTGGAGGAATTGCGGGAAGAGAGCATCAAGTCGTCCATTGGCCGCAAGGGCGTGTGCGACCTGATCCCGGAAGGGGCCTCGCGCATCCTGGAGGTCGGCTGCGGCTGGGGCGGCATATTGCTCCGATTGCAGCGGGACAAGGGGTGCACGGAGCTGTGCGGAGTGGACATGGACCCCGAGGCCGCCAGGCGTGTTGGACCGTTCATCGACCGGGTGGAGCTTCGGGACATCGAGCACGACGAGATCTTTTCCCCGGAATACAAGGGCTTTTTCAAGTATATCATCCTGCACGACGTGGTCGAGCACCTCTACGATCCGTGGCTGACCATGGCCCGCATTCGCGAGTTCCTGGCTGACGACGGCCGGCTCATCGTGGCCACTCCGAACCTGCATTACTGGGCGCTTCAGCACGAGATCCTGTCCGGCCGGTTTCCCTACGGACCCGGCCTATGGCACACCGGCCATTTGCGCTGGTACACTCCGGTCAGCCTGCTCAACATTCTGTCCATCGGCGGTTTCCAAGTGAATGAATACTATCTGGAAATCACCAGCGAAGTCGACATGAAGGCCCTGGGCAAGCTCGGCAAACTCCAGGAGGTCCAGTTTCCCCCCGTCGAACTCCAGGCCCGGTATCCGGACAAGCCCGTGTTTACTGTCACCTATCCGAAGAACATCCGCCAATATTACGTTACCTTCTTCGGCCAGAAGCTCATCGCGGTTTGCGGCAAGGGTCACCTCTTCTGGAATCCCCAGCCTGCCACCTACAATTGCCCTCTGGTCAAGCAACTGACCGAATCGGTGGGCAATCCGTATGACGTCTTCAATCCCCCGCCCATGCGACCCATTCAGCCAGGGTACTTCCCTTCCTAA
- a CDS encoding LysR family transcriptional regulator, whose translation MELYQLRTFVVVAEEGHLTRASVRLHTSQPSVSAHIKALEDELETKLFIRTPKGMRLTEAGERLKHRAENVLKAARELKLEARSMGDELVGDLSLGLNTDAEYLRIVPLLTSLGEDHPRIVLQIQQRASTSVQGAIRDGLLDCGFIFGEPRFPEINAIPLEKTRFFVAVPDIWKDRMDEGLAGLSDLPWIMDPSDNPLQQLIEPFFKSHGIKPSNQLEVDGDEVIRVLVAAGKGISFLRRNEVLAANRIGQPVHSLSFDELSIQANFVYLKRHDEDPVMRAVIEHVKKCWELE comes from the coding sequence ATGGAACTCTACCAACTCAGGACGTTCGTGGTGGTTGCCGAGGAAGGCCATCTGACCCGCGCATCCGTGCGGCTGCACACCAGCCAGCCTTCGGTCAGTGCGCACATCAAGGCGTTGGAGGATGAGCTTGAGACCAAGCTGTTCATCCGCACGCCCAAGGGCATGCGCCTGACCGAGGCCGGGGAGCGGCTCAAACACCGGGCGGAGAATGTGCTCAAGGCGGCCAGGGAGCTTAAGCTTGAGGCCCGGTCCATGGGCGACGAACTGGTGGGCGATCTTTCACTGGGGTTGAACACGGATGCGGAATACCTGCGCATCGTCCCCCTGCTGACCTCACTGGGCGAGGATCACCCCAGGATTGTCCTGCAAATACAGCAGCGCGCCTCCACTTCGGTTCAGGGAGCCATCCGCGACGGCCTGCTCGACTGCGGGTTCATCTTCGGCGAACCGAGGTTCCCGGAAATCAACGCCATCCCTTTGGAAAAGACCCGCTTTTTCGTGGCCGTGCCGGATATCTGGAAAGACCGCATGGATGAAGGATTGGCCGGTCTGTCCGATCTGCCGTGGATCATGGACCCGTCGGACAACCCGCTTCAACAGCTCATCGAGCCGTTCTTCAAGTCCCACGGCATCAAACCCTCGAACCAGCTGGAAGTGGACGGCGACGAAGTCATCCGCGTGCTGGTGGCCGCAGGCAAGGGTATCTCGTTTCTACGCCGGAACGAGGTTCTGGCGGCCAACCGCATCGGTCAGCCCGTACACTCACTGTCCTTTGACGAACTGTCCATCCAGGCCAACTTCGTCTACCTCAAACGGCACGACGAGGACCCGGTCATGCGCGCGGTCATCGAACACGTCAAAAAGTGCTGGGAACTGGAATAG
- a CDS encoding LysR family transcriptional regulator — translation MELYQLKTFVAVAEEGNLTKAAERIYASQPAVSGHIKALEEELGLPLFVRTPRGMRLTEVGKGLKLKADSVLLAAEDMANLAAGYREELTGLLTIALNTDTSFLRVAELSAAMADAHPKLRLKFLQGNSGGILKDVRDRRIDAGFSFFDNRYAEVAHLPLKEIPVRVVAPATWSARVQGLPLDRLAALPWIRPDVECPFMKVLDGVFEGSGINITDYIEADSEDVIRELVAAGKGVSLLKQSDADAMVREGTAVICETGPMLSLNISFVYPKSRENDPIIRALTDVVQGLWPKAVC, via the coding sequence ATGGAACTCTATCAGCTCAAGACCTTTGTGGCCGTGGCCGAAGAAGGCAATCTGACCAAGGCGGCCGAACGCATCTACGCCAGCCAGCCCGCGGTGAGCGGGCATATCAAGGCGCTGGAGGAGGAGCTGGGCCTGCCGTTGTTCGTGCGCACCCCGCGCGGCATGCGCTTGACCGAGGTGGGCAAGGGGCTGAAGCTCAAGGCGGATTCCGTGCTCCTGGCTGCCGAGGATATGGCCAATCTGGCCGCCGGCTACCGTGAAGAGCTGACCGGCTTGCTGACCATCGCCCTGAACACGGATACCAGCTTTTTGCGCGTGGCCGAGCTGTCCGCGGCCATGGCCGACGCGCACCCCAAACTGCGTCTGAAATTTCTGCAGGGCAATTCGGGCGGCATCCTCAAGGACGTCCGCGACCGGCGCATCGACGCGGGGTTTTCCTTTTTCGACAATCGGTACGCAGAAGTAGCGCACCTTCCCTTGAAGGAGATCCCCGTCCGAGTAGTGGCTCCGGCGACCTGGTCGGCGCGCGTTCAGGGGCTGCCTCTGGACCGGTTGGCGGCTTTGCCGTGGATCAGGCCGGACGTGGAATGTCCGTTCATGAAGGTCCTGGACGGCGTGTTCGAGGGATCGGGTATCAACATCACCGACTATATCGAGGCGGACTCCGAGGATGTCATCCGCGAACTGGTGGCCGCCGGGAAGGGCGTATCCCTGCTCAAGCAGAGCGATGCGGACGCAATGGTCCGGGAAGGTACGGCGGTGATTTGCGAAACCGGGCCCATGCTCTCGCTGAACATCAGCTTCGTGTACCCCAAAAGCCGGGAGAACGACCCGATCATTCGCGCCCTGACCGACGTGGTCCAGGGATTGTGGCCCAAGGCCGTCTGCTGA